The following proteins are encoded in a genomic region of Cryptomeria japonica chromosome 11, Sugi_1.0, whole genome shotgun sequence:
- the LOC131860394 gene encoding uncharacterized protein LOC131860394, which translates to METYLSSVGYDVWMSVKNGYTVPTTPTNLDAKREYEHNTKAKHAILSGLSDIEFVKVTHYTFAKETWDKLQRIYEGDAKVKEAKLQHLRAQFESLKMKDEENIVDYLQRVDETVNAVRGLGENIEDEVIVKKVPRSLTTKYDTKVSAIEEAKDLKTFSMDELFGSLFAYEMRTISVEPSKKEVFFTSENKGKETAICVDDVEANFVRKLKKGSSKYRGNLRFKCFDCGKIRHFADKCPYKKKEDNNEGDVKDTSKKFYNPTRRNFQK; encoded by the coding sequence atggaaacatatttgTCATCCGTAGGatatgatgtctggatgtcagtCAAAAATGGGTATACTGTCCCTACCACTCCTACCAATCTtgatgcaaaaagggaatatgaacACAATACTAAAGCCAAGCATGCTATCCTTAGTGGATTGTCAGACATAGAGTTTGTTAAAGTTACTCACTACACATTtgcaaaagaaacttgggacaagctGCAAAGAATTTATGAAGGAGATGCGAAAGTAAAGGAGGCTAAATTGCAACATCTCCGAGCTCAGTTTGAAAGtctgaagatgaaagatgaagaaaatattgttgatTATCTACAAAGGGTGGATGAAACCGTAAATGCAGTAAGAGGTCTTGGAGAAAATATTGAAGATGAAGTAATAGTGAAGAAGGTGCCGAGGTCTCTAACAACAAAGTATGATACCAAGGTCTCTGCCATTGAGGAAGCTAAAGATTTGAAAACCTTCTCCATGGATGAACTTTTTGGTTCATTATTTGCATATGAAATGAGAACTATAAGTGTTGAACCGTCAAAGAAAGAAGTTTTCTTCACCTCCGAGAACAAAGGGAAAGAGACTGCAATTTGTGTAGATGATGTTGAAGCCAACTTTGTAAGGAAATTAAAGAAAGGATCAAGTAAGTATAGAGGAAATCTTCGCTTCAAATGTTTTGACTGTGGTAAAATAAGACATTTTGCTGACAAGTGTCcttataagaagaaggaagataataatGAGGGTGATGTCAAGGATACAAGTAAAAAGTTTTATAATCCTACTAGAAGAAACTTTCAAAAGTAG